Proteins encoded by one window of Salmonirosea aquatica:
- a CDS encoding cytochrome c oxidase subunit 3 translates to MPTRPTTRSGENLFTKRREPLHFLLWLGIVGSVLIFTVLLGIYIVRKVGPNWYETPLPGIFWFSTVVIILSSISLHEAKEAFQKERFALYRICLGITLFLGMAFVGMQGYGWLHMIEQGFHLRGNPSAGFVYLLTGLHVVHILGGLIFMGVLFREATKNQSYIDSFVYSVNPPNQLKIKLMTTYWHFVDVLWLYLFLFLLYHHTA, encoded by the coding sequence ATGCCTACGAGACCGACCACCCGTTCCGGGGAAAATCTATTCACCAAGCGCCGTGAACCCCTGCACTTTTTGTTGTGGTTGGGCATTGTGGGCAGCGTACTCATTTTTACAGTACTGCTGGGGATTTACATCGTCCGCAAAGTAGGTCCCAATTGGTACGAAACACCCCTACCGGGCATTTTCTGGTTTAGCACGGTGGTTATCATCCTGAGCAGCATCAGCCTGCACGAGGCAAAAGAAGCTTTCCAAAAGGAGCGCTTCGCGCTTTATCGTATCTGCCTGGGTATTACGCTTTTTCTGGGGATGGCGTTTGTGGGCATGCAGGGCTATGGCTGGCTGCACATGATCGAGCAGGGTTTTCATCTGCGGGGCAATCCATCCGCAGGCTTTGTGTACCTACTTACCGGACTGCACGTTGTGCACATTCTGGGCGGGCTGATTTTTATGGGGGTACTTTTTCGGGAGGCTACCAAAAATCAATCGTACATTGACTCCTTCGTCTACAGTGTCAATCCGCCTAACCAGTTGAAGATAAAACTCATGACCACCTACTGGCACTTTGTGGATGTGCTGTGGCTGTATCTGTTTCTCTTCCTGCTCTACCACCACACGGCCTGA
- the ispE gene encoding 4-(cytidine 5'-diphospho)-2-C-methyl-D-erythritol kinase produces MVLFPNAKINIGLNILEKRSDGFHNLASCFYPVGWADALEILPAQQVMFEASGLPIPGAEGTNLCLRAYHLLAEEYDLPPVHIHLLKAVPIGAGLGGGSADAAFTIRALNQQFSLNLSTGQQQDYARTLGSDCAFFIENKPMYCFGKGDQFEEIALRLTGKWVVLVNPGLHISTAEAYAGITPRKPDTDLRKLLQQPLDQWKGQVVNDFEESLFPKYPVLDEYKQKLYGLGAHYASMSGSGSTLYGIFDEPIDTSNNFGNSTVWEGELS; encoded by the coding sequence ATGGTTCTCTTTCCCAATGCTAAGATCAACATCGGGCTCAACATCCTGGAGAAGCGTTCCGATGGCTTTCACAACCTCGCCTCCTGCTTTTATCCCGTTGGTTGGGCCGATGCGCTGGAAATTTTGCCCGCCCAGCAAGTAATGTTCGAGGCCTCGGGCCTACCTATTCCGGGAGCGGAAGGAACCAATCTATGCCTGAGGGCCTATCATCTGCTGGCGGAGGAGTATGATCTGCCTCCGGTACACATCCACCTGCTCAAGGCTGTTCCGATCGGGGCCGGTCTGGGTGGAGGTTCGGCGGATGCCGCATTCACCATCAGGGCCCTGAACCAGCAATTCTCCCTGAATTTATCCACCGGGCAGCAGCAGGATTACGCCCGTACCCTCGGAAGCGACTGTGCTTTTTTTATTGAAAACAAACCGATGTACTGCTTCGGCAAGGGCGATCAATTTGAAGAAATTGCCCTGCGACTGACCGGGAAATGGGTCGTCCTGGTCAATCCGGGCCTGCATATCTCCACGGCCGAAGCTTACGCAGGCATAACGCCCCGAAAGCCTGACACGGATTTGCGGAAGCTCCTGCAGCAACCACTCGATCAGTGGAAAGGGCAGGTCGTAAATGATTTTGAAGAAAGCCTGTTTCCGAAGTACCCCGTTCTGGATGAATATAAGCAAAAGCTCTACGGTTTGGGGGCGCATTACGCCAGCATGAGCGGGTCGGGCTCTACGCTGTACGGAATATTCGATGAGCCGATCGATACCTCGAACAATTTCGGGAATTCCACCGTTTGGGAAGGAGAGCTTTCTTAG
- a CDS encoding OmpA family protein, whose product MKLPACLKDSRFYRLCRLVVACLLLEALPGYAQSEIPKQQADRSFYAQDYPNAAQRYSELLKDNSLSDEIKKNVLYNLGYSYQKLGDFAKAESHFRELLEMGEPAETNRNAYLYYAQALAHNGKLSEAQDMYTRYESIKSTPAVVPLSSGTASGKAKVTYRVETLSLNTSNAEFSPAYFRQGLVYVGGKGASGASSSPDKGYLNLLYVPDRTAIDATGTLAADGTVSTARPVASAGGANPANRRLGRDTYTASTANDSRTAANFAPVSFSESLGLGRGTKAQIAGEFSKELNTKYHEGPLTFSADGNTIYFTRNNYNEGKSRKSSDNVNKLKLYTAELRDGVWTDVKEMPFNSDEYSTGHPALSRDGKSLYFVSDRPGGKGGTDIYVSRLDNGTWSAPVNLGSEINTKGDEMFPFMDENDNLYFASNGRPGGMGGLDIYFAPLATGGDTPAVVHLDAPINSKTDDFGLITDGSRSTGYFSSNRLNGDDDLFRFVRESSLFGCRNLTIRVFDDATSVPLDSAMITVRARGEGGDPQVLATDATGLVNLCLEAENDFMFEIARDGYLTSNLGFSTAELTDDKPTQLGASLIKLSVTAPSAPSRITMGSDDGDWESEDAITASTLRGTVTGEADKKPLDGVRITLKNECDGQIKQTVTGPSGRFRFELVEGCDYTLVASKPLYGTNTSAIRKIPEKSIPKLVSANLMMIKAGDLVTLDNINYDSGKWEVRPDAARELDKMVATMQKYPSLRIEIGSHTDSQGDAKTNQILSERRAKAALNYMASKGIARNRLTAIGYGETQLLNNCKDGVLCTEEEHQRNRRTEFKVLYIK is encoded by the coding sequence ATGAAACTTCCCGCATGTCTTAAGGACAGTCGGTTCTACCGATTGTGCCGGTTAGTTGTGGCCTGCTTATTGCTTGAGGCGCTTCCCGGTTACGCACAGTCAGAAATCCCAAAACAGCAGGCAGATCGTTCTTTTTACGCACAGGATTACCCCAACGCAGCCCAACGCTACTCCGAATTGCTGAAAGACAATTCCTTGTCCGATGAAATAAAAAAAAATGTGCTGTACAACCTGGGGTACTCTTACCAGAAGCTAGGGGATTTTGCCAAAGCCGAAAGCCATTTTCGCGAACTCCTGGAAATGGGCGAACCCGCCGAAACCAACCGGAACGCCTACCTTTACTACGCCCAGGCTCTGGCTCACAATGGAAAGCTTTCGGAAGCCCAGGATATGTACACCCGTTACGAATCGATAAAGTCCACCCCGGCTGTGGTACCCTTGAGTTCGGGTACTGCCTCTGGAAAAGCCAAAGTAACCTACCGGGTCGAAACCCTGTCGCTCAATACCTCCAACGCTGAGTTCAGTCCGGCCTACTTCCGGCAGGGGTTGGTCTATGTGGGAGGCAAAGGAGCAAGCGGAGCCTCTTCATCACCCGATAAAGGGTACCTCAATCTTCTTTATGTTCCCGATCGAACCGCCATTGATGCTACAGGTACCCTGGCGGCAGATGGTACTGTGTCGACGGCTCGTCCGGTCGCTTCGGCGGGCGGAGCCAATCCGGCTAACCGCCGCCTGGGACGCGATACCTACACCGCTTCAACTGCCAACGACTCCCGCACCGCCGCCAACTTTGCACCCGTTAGCTTTTCGGAAAGCCTGGGTCTAGGGAGAGGTACCAAAGCACAAATTGCGGGAGAATTTAGCAAAGAACTGAACACCAAGTACCATGAGGGCCCACTCACGTTCTCGGCCGATGGGAATACGATCTATTTTACCCGCAACAATTATAATGAGGGCAAATCCAGGAAAAGCAGCGATAATGTAAACAAACTGAAACTATATACCGCTGAACTGCGCGATGGGGTATGGACTGATGTAAAGGAAATGCCTTTCAACAGTGATGAGTACTCCACGGGGCATCCGGCGCTCAGTCGCGATGGTAAGTCGCTCTATTTTGTGTCAGACCGTCCGGGTGGGAAAGGCGGCACAGACATTTATGTGTCGCGCCTGGATAACGGCACCTGGTCGGCACCGGTCAATCTAGGTAGTGAGATCAATACCAAAGGCGATGAGATGTTTCCGTTCATGGATGAAAACGACAACCTGTACTTCGCCTCCAATGGCCGGCCCGGGGGAATGGGCGGATTAGACATTTACTTTGCCCCGCTGGCTACCGGGGGAGATACGCCCGCCGTCGTGCACCTGGACGCTCCGATCAATTCTAAAACCGATGATTTCGGCCTGATTACGGACGGTAGCCGTTCCACGGGTTATTTCAGCAGCAATCGGCTGAATGGCGACGATGACCTGTTTCGCTTTGTGCGCGAGAGTTCCTTGTTCGGTTGTCGTAATTTGACCATACGCGTATTCGACGACGCTACTTCGGTACCCCTCGACAGCGCCATGATTACCGTAAGGGCGCGCGGGGAAGGCGGTGATCCGCAGGTGTTGGCTACAGATGCCACCGGACTGGTCAACCTGTGTCTGGAAGCTGAAAACGATTTTATGTTTGAAATTGCCCGGGATGGCTACCTGACCAGTAACCTGGGATTCTCCACGGCCGAACTTACCGACGACAAACCCACCCAACTGGGTGCTTCGTTGATCAAGCTGAGCGTCACTGCTCCAAGTGCGCCCTCGCGCATCACAATGGGCTCCGATGACGGCGACTGGGAAAGCGAAGATGCCATTACCGCTTCTACGCTGCGCGGTACCGTGACGGGCGAGGCGGACAAGAAACCGTTGGATGGCGTGCGAATCACACTGAAAAACGAATGTGACGGACAAATCAAACAAACCGTGACCGGTCCGTCCGGTCGGTTTCGGTTCGAACTTGTGGAAGGCTGCGATTATACACTGGTAGCCTCCAAACCGCTGTATGGTACCAATACCAGCGCAATCAGGAAAATTCCGGAAAAATCGATCCCAAAATTAGTTTCGGCTAACCTGATGATGATCAAGGCGGGGGACTTGGTGACGTTGGATAATATCAACTACGATTCGGGAAAATGGGAGGTAAGGCCGGATGCTGCCCGGGAACTGGACAAAATGGTGGCTACCATGCAAAAGTACCCCTCCCTGAGAATAGAGATCGGCTCCCATACGGATAGCCAGGGCGATGCAAAGACAAACCAAATCCTCTCGGAACGCCGGGCCAAAGCTGCCCTGAACTATATGGCTTCCAAGGGAATTGCCCGCAACCGGCTAACGGCCATTGGATACGGAGAAACCCAATTGCTCAATAATTGTAAAGACGGGGTACTATGTACTGAAGAAGAACACCAGCGCAACCGCCGTACCGAATTCAAAGTATTGTATATTAAATGA
- a CDS encoding SDR family oxidoreductase: protein MLKNKTVFITGGSRGIGLAIAVRLAQEGANIVIAAKTAEPHPKLPGTIHTAAAEIEAAGGRALPLQVDIRDEEAVQAAINEVVGTFGGIDILINNASAISLTPTLQTDMKRYDLMHHINTRGTFLTSKLCLPHLLKSENPHVLNLSPPLNMETRWFAPHVAYTMAKFGMSMCVLGMAGEFKKQGVAFNALWPRTTIATAAVQNLLGGDQLMRRSRMPEIMADAAYHILSRPSRECTGNFFVDEEVLKAEGITDFGKYRVDTNLSDEDLMPDFFL, encoded by the coding sequence ATGCTCAAGAACAAAACGGTTTTTATCACCGGCGGAAGCCGGGGCATTGGCCTGGCCATTGCCGTACGCCTCGCGCAGGAAGGAGCGAATATAGTCATTGCCGCCAAAACTGCCGAACCGCATCCCAAGCTTCCCGGCACGATCCATACGGCCGCGGCCGAAATTGAAGCCGCCGGAGGCCGGGCCCTACCCCTGCAAGTGGATATACGGGATGAGGAAGCCGTTCAGGCCGCCATAAACGAAGTCGTGGGTACCTTTGGGGGAATCGATATCCTGATCAACAATGCCAGCGCCATCAGCCTTACACCTACCCTGCAAACGGACATGAAGCGCTATGATCTGATGCACCATATCAACACCCGGGGTACCTTCCTGACCAGTAAACTCTGTTTGCCCCACTTATTGAAATCCGAGAATCCGCACGTACTTAACCTGTCGCCCCCACTGAACATGGAAACGCGCTGGTTTGCGCCGCACGTAGCCTATACCATGGCCAAATTCGGTATGAGCATGTGCGTACTGGGGATGGCCGGGGAATTCAAAAAACAGGGAGTGGCTTTTAACGCGCTGTGGCCGCGCACCACCATTGCCACCGCCGCCGTGCAGAATCTGCTGGGCGGCGACCAGCTCATGCGCCGCAGCCGCATGCCTGAAATCATGGCCGACGCGGCTTACCATATTCTGAGCCGCCCCAGCCGCGAATGCACCGGTAACTTTTTCGTAGATGAAGAGGTACTAAAAGCCGAAGGTATCACGGATTTTGGCAAGTACCGCGTGGACACCAACCTAAGCGATGAGGACCTTATGCCAGACTTCTTTTTATGA
- a CDS encoding M28 family peptidase, with translation MKKTLLIALAGSTLVGAAAFAPSADDLEATFARIDAEVRQHSRVYATLQDATQKIGHRLTGSTHGMEAETYAFNTLKSYGFSDVKYQPFEVESWSRDTVTLSIVPESSDNFREVPVVSLAHSPVISDLRAGIVDVGNGLEEDFEQVKDKIKGKVAVANIGLVGVTGKKNLHRSEKTALAIKYGAGGIIMVNQAPGKILLTGTASVTGALIAIPAVCISNDSGRELRSWLKEEGPLEAHVNMRNFSKPIKARNVIATLKGKTDERVIVGGHLDSWDLATGAIDNGIGSFSVLDMARTFKALKIKPYRTIQFVMFMGEEQGLLGSKHMVKELARTGEISQVSYMMNLDMTNDPKGANAFGRADMEDFFQKIGAGIKKVDPSFENKLSNRAGLHSDHQPFMLEGVPVAGLSGSLSPSVLQCYHADCDRFDLVDKQQLENTVRIGSMYLYALANAKKLPAKRLDSMQTRDYLTTQGLKEELVLGQDWRW, from the coding sequence ATGAAAAAAACTTTACTGATTGCCTTGGCAGGTAGTACCCTGGTGGGAGCGGCCGCTTTTGCCCCCAGTGCCGACGACCTTGAAGCCACGTTCGCCCGCATCGATGCCGAGGTTCGGCAGCATAGTCGTGTCTACGCTACCCTTCAGGACGCCACGCAGAAAATCGGCCACCGCCTAACCGGCAGTACACACGGCATGGAAGCCGAAACGTATGCCTTCAACACGCTGAAAAGCTACGGGTTCAGCGATGTGAAATACCAGCCTTTTGAAGTGGAGTCTTGGAGTCGCGATACCGTGACGCTGAGCATTGTGCCCGAAAGCAGCGATAATTTTCGGGAGGTACCCGTCGTTTCGCTGGCCCATTCGCCGGTCATATCTGATCTGAGGGCGGGAATTGTGGACGTTGGCAATGGTTTGGAAGAAGATTTCGAACAGGTAAAGGACAAAATCAAAGGGAAAGTGGCTGTGGCCAACATTGGCCTTGTGGGGGTTACGGGCAAGAAAAACCTGCACCGTTCCGAAAAAACCGCCCTAGCCATTAAGTACGGCGCGGGCGGTATTATCATGGTCAACCAGGCTCCCGGTAAAATTCTGCTCACGGGTACCGCCTCGGTGACGGGCGCGCTGATCGCCATTCCGGCGGTGTGCATTTCTAACGACAGTGGCCGCGAACTACGGAGCTGGCTGAAGGAAGAAGGTCCCCTGGAAGCCCACGTGAACATGCGTAATTTCTCAAAGCCCATCAAAGCACGCAATGTAATCGCCACCCTGAAAGGAAAAACGGATGAGCGCGTGATCGTGGGAGGACACCTCGACTCGTGGGATCTGGCCACGGGTGCGATTGACAACGGCATTGGTTCGTTCAGCGTACTGGACATGGCCCGTACCTTCAAGGCGCTCAAAATAAAGCCCTACCGGACGATCCAGTTCGTCATGTTTATGGGAGAAGAGCAGGGACTGCTCGGCTCCAAGCACATGGTGAAGGAGCTGGCGCGCACGGGTGAAATTAGCCAGGTGAGTTATATGATGAATCTTGACATGACCAATGACCCCAAGGGCGCGAATGCCTTCGGGCGGGCCGATATGGAGGATTTTTTTCAGAAAATAGGCGCTGGCATCAAAAAAGTCGACCCATCGTTTGAGAATAAGCTCAGCAACCGCGCCGGTCTGCACAGTGACCATCAGCCTTTTATGCTGGAGGGGGTACCTGTAGCTGGACTTTCGGGCAGCTTGTCGCCCTCGGTACTGCAATGCTACCACGCCGACTGCGACCGTTTCGACCTGGTGGACAAGCAGCAGCTGGAAAATACCGTCCGCATCGGCTCCATGTACCTCTACGCGCTGGCCAATGCCAAAAAACTTCCGGCCAAGCGCCTCGACAGCATGCAGACGCGGGATTACCTGACCACGCAGGGCCTAAAGGAGGAATTGGTACTGGGTCAGGACTGGCGCTGGTAG
- a CDS encoding S9 family peptidase: MPLFDYTNVAPKALRQPTSLAIHNDTRTDDYYWLRERESETVLTHLHAENAYTEAVMAPLQEFKEKLFQEMKGRIKEKDESVPVRDGAYWYYARYEEGAEYPLYCRKHLSLEADEEIMLDLNERAASHAYYQATFPEISDDDTIAAMGEDTVSRRLYTLRFRNLTTGAWYPDVIPNTEGGNYAWAADNKTIFYIRKDVETLLGYQVWRHTLGTDVRDDVLLYEETDDQYYLALYRMKSKKYVALLADHNGVATEYRLLDAHAPEGTLEVIIPRRRGHEYSLEHYRDRFYIVTNRDGAENFKLMQVAEDQVRDETQWQEVLPHRPNVYLEGIEVFSQYLVVQERSEGLLHIRVMPQEAGEEYYLDFGESAYTAYVGSNPEFDTTFLRYGYTSLTTPSSTYDYDMATHARTLMKEQEVVGDFEKTDYTTERLYAIARDGARIPISVVYKNDFVRDGNGPMLQYAYGSYGSSMDPTFSSARLSLLDRGFAFAICHIRGGQEMGRAWYENGRLLRKMNTFTDFIDCAEFLIQQKWTSPAHLYAMGGSAGGLLMGAVANLRPDLYHGMVAQVPFVDVVTTMLDDTIPLTTGEYEEWGNPNEESFYTYMKSYSPYDNVKPQAYPNMLVTTGLHDSQVQYWEPAKWVARLRELKTDDNLVLLHCDMETGHGGASGRFKRLHDIALEYAFLLGLEGKNQ; encoded by the coding sequence ATGCCTTTGTTTGATTACACCAATGTAGCCCCGAAAGCCCTTAGACAACCCACTTCCCTAGCCATCCATAACGATACCCGCACCGATGACTATTACTGGCTGCGCGAACGGGAAAGCGAAACCGTACTGACCCATCTCCACGCCGAGAATGCCTACACGGAAGCCGTCATGGCGCCATTGCAGGAATTTAAAGAGAAGCTGTTTCAGGAAATGAAGGGACGGATCAAGGAAAAGGATGAATCCGTGCCGGTACGCGACGGGGCCTACTGGTACTATGCCCGTTACGAGGAGGGCGCCGAGTACCCTCTCTACTGCCGTAAGCATCTGTCGCTGGAAGCCGATGAGGAAATCATGCTCGACCTGAATGAGCGCGCTGCCAGCCATGCCTATTACCAGGCTACTTTTCCCGAAATCAGCGACGACGATACCATAGCCGCCATGGGCGAGGACACCGTAAGCCGCCGCCTGTATACTTTGCGCTTCCGCAACCTGACCACGGGTGCGTGGTACCCCGATGTGATTCCCAACACCGAAGGCGGCAACTATGCCTGGGCCGCCGACAATAAAACAATTTTCTATATCCGTAAAGATGTAGAAACTCTACTGGGCTATCAGGTGTGGCGTCACACGCTGGGTACCGACGTGCGCGACGATGTGCTGCTCTACGAAGAAACTGATGATCAGTACTACCTGGCGCTCTACCGGATGAAATCCAAAAAGTACGTAGCCCTGCTGGCCGACCACAACGGCGTGGCTACCGAGTATCGACTACTGGACGCCCACGCACCGGAGGGTACCCTGGAAGTAATTATTCCACGTCGACGGGGACACGAGTATTCACTGGAACACTATCGGGATCGTTTCTACATCGTCACCAATCGCGATGGCGCGGAGAATTTCAAGCTGATGCAGGTAGCTGAAGACCAAGTGCGCGACGAAACCCAGTGGCAGGAGGTACTTCCGCACCGTCCCAATGTGTACCTGGAAGGCATCGAAGTGTTCAGCCAGTACCTGGTGGTGCAGGAACGGAGCGAAGGGCTGCTGCATATCCGCGTCATGCCGCAGGAGGCAGGTGAAGAATACTATCTCGATTTTGGCGAATCGGCCTACACGGCCTACGTCGGCTCCAATCCGGAATTTGACACTACCTTTCTGCGTTACGGGTACACCTCGCTCACCACGCCCAGCTCTACCTACGATTACGACATGGCTACCCACGCCCGCACGCTGATGAAAGAGCAGGAGGTCGTGGGCGATTTTGAAAAAACCGACTATACCACCGAACGCCTCTACGCCATCGCCCGCGACGGAGCCCGGATTCCGATTTCGGTGGTGTATAAAAATGATTTTGTAAGAGACGGCAACGGACCTATGCTCCAGTACGCCTACGGTTCCTACGGTTCATCCATGGACCCTACCTTCAGTTCGGCGCGTCTAAGCCTGCTGGACCGGGGCTTTGCCTTCGCGATCTGTCACATTCGCGGCGGACAAGAAATGGGCCGCGCCTGGTACGAGAACGGTCGGCTCCTACGTAAGATGAATACTTTCACGGACTTTATCGACTGCGCCGAGTTCCTGATTCAGCAGAAATGGACTTCGCCTGCCCACCTCTACGCCATGGGCGGCAGCGCGGGCGGCCTGCTGATGGGCGCGGTCGCCAACCTACGCCCCGACCTCTACCATGGCATGGTGGCGCAGGTACCTTTCGTGGACGTGGTGACTACGATGCTCGATGACACGATCCCGCTCACCACGGGCGAGTACGAAGAATGGGGCAATCCCAACGAGGAGTCTTTTTATACCTACATGAAAAGCTACTCGCCCTATGACAACGTAAAGCCGCAGGCCTACCCCAATATGCTCGTCACGACCGGCCTGCACGATTCGCAGGTTCAATACTGGGAACCCGCCAAGTGGGTGGCCCGCCTCCGCGAACTGAAAACCGATGACAACCTGGTACTGCTGCATTGCGACATGGAAACCGGCCACGGTGGCGCATCGGGTCGCTTCAAGCGGCTGCACGATATAGCGCTGGAGTACGCATTTTTGCTGGGTCTGGAAGGGAAAAATCAGTAG
- a CDS encoding TlpA family protein disulfide reductase → MKTILRTAAFCLFFLLSSLGFSQTNRNSTALLQINCPACIGQKATVNTMDLISMNEVKLVESRLDSMGRCTLEVPVSGPLLAFILLGESTVPGQDSVYHLYLEPDQDLTLTIQGTPTFQGQLGVANQYLYESSRITRLVNDQANKLVDTFRNLTAQEQQKIQDAFGTEFKPFHRTISEDTRISQKAKEMLIQDGEFYVQERGLNFLDRSPEKLEQEGTYEASLFFQTIPVKPEWLAMNMYNYGALLNKRVKFDLDLAIYYALKKEGKEKNTDTLAILMEKAILENTRTAPIREYLLAINIKRMLREFGATPTITQLFDRFKNLYPDSRYTATLDREFDKYQGLGEGKEAKDFIATYPDGKEFRLSDLKGKVVYLDTWATWCGPCIGEFPASKKMIEHFKENPEVVFLFVSIDTNLEKWKAYLKSGKAPKGIHVNQNTETQAPGTALYTLYRMSGIPHYIVIDQAGKIKVNKAPGLLMRNRTLCWMVC, encoded by the coding sequence ATGAAAACGATCCTGCGAACCGCTGCTTTCTGTCTGTTTTTCCTTTTGTCTAGTTTGGGTTTTAGCCAGACCAACCGCAACTCAACGGCACTTCTGCAAATAAATTGCCCCGCCTGCATCGGACAAAAAGCCACAGTCAATACGATGGATCTAATTTCCATGAACGAAGTGAAGCTGGTTGAGTCCCGGCTCGATTCAATGGGCCGCTGCACGCTGGAGGTACCTGTTTCGGGCCCTTTGCTTGCTTTTATTCTATTGGGTGAAAGTACCGTACCCGGTCAGGACTCGGTGTACCACCTGTATCTGGAACCGGATCAGGATTTGACACTGACCATTCAAGGTACCCCTACCTTTCAGGGGCAGCTGGGAGTAGCGAACCAGTACCTCTATGAATCCAGCCGTATAACTCGTTTGGTCAATGATCAGGCCAACAAACTGGTGGATACATTCAGGAACCTAACCGCCCAAGAGCAGCAGAAGATTCAAGATGCTTTTGGCACTGAGTTTAAACCGTTCCATCGGACTATTTCGGAGGACACGCGTATTTCCCAAAAAGCCAAAGAAATGCTTATTCAGGATGGTGAATTTTATGTCCAGGAGCGAGGACTGAATTTTTTAGATAGGAGTCCGGAAAAATTAGAACAAGAGGGTACCTATGAGGCATCATTATTTTTTCAAACTATTCCGGTGAAGCCCGAGTGGCTCGCGATGAACATGTACAACTACGGTGCTCTTTTAAATAAGAGAGTGAAATTCGACCTCGATTTGGCCATTTACTATGCACTTAAAAAAGAAGGAAAAGAAAAGAATACCGATACGCTTGCCATCTTAATGGAAAAGGCAATCCTAGAAAACACGCGCACTGCTCCGATTCGAGAATATCTTCTGGCAATAAATATAAAGAGAATGCTCAGGGAATTTGGCGCAACCCCTACCATTACTCAACTTTTCGACCGTTTCAAGAATCTATATCCTGACTCGCGCTATACGGCTACCCTGGATCGGGAATTCGACAAGTATCAGGGACTAGGCGAAGGAAAAGAAGCCAAAGACTTTATCGCTACCTACCCCGATGGAAAGGAATTTCGCCTATCCGACCTAAAAGGAAAAGTCGTGTACCTTGATACCTGGGCTACGTGGTGTGGCCCGTGCATTGGCGAATTTCCAGCCTCGAAAAAAATGATAGAGCACTTTAAGGAAAACCCGGAGGTAGTATTCCTCTTCGTTTCGATAGACACCAACCTTGAAAAATGGAAAGCCTACCTGAAAAGCGGCAAAGCGCCTAAGGGCATCCACGTCAACCAAAATACAGAAACACAAGCTCCAGGAACCGCCTTGTATACCCTCTACCGAATGAGTGGCATCCCCCATTATATTGTGATCGATCAGGCGGGCAAAATTAAGGTCAACAAAGCCCCCGGCCTTCTGATGAGGAATCGTACACTTTGCTGGATGGTTTGCTGA
- a CDS encoding acyl-CoA dehydrogenase has protein sequence MDFNLSEEQMAVQQAARDFAQSVLLPGVIERDTEQKFDKDLLRQLGEMGFMGMMVSPEYGGGGMDTVCYAIAIEEISKVDASASVIMSVNNSLVCWGLEAFGNEAQKQKYLTRLATGEIIGAFCLSEPEAGSDATSQHTTAEDKGDYYLLNGTKNWITSGNTASVCLVMAQTDSGKGHRGINCLIVEKGTEGFSVGRKEDKMGIRASDTHSLMFSDVRVPKENRIGPDGFGFKFAMGTLNGGRIGIAAQALGIAAGAYELALHYALERKTFGSPIFEHQAIQFKLAEMATRIEAARLLVYKAASEKDQGKDYVKSAAMAKLYASDVAMWVTTEAVQIHGGYGYVREYHVERLMRDAKITQIYEGTSEIQKLVIARELLK, from the coding sequence TTGGATTTCAACCTCAGTGAAGAACAAATGGCAGTACAGCAGGCCGCCCGCGATTTTGCCCAGAGTGTACTTTTACCGGGCGTAATCGAGCGCGACACCGAGCAGAAATTTGACAAAGATCTTCTGCGTCAGTTGGGAGAAATGGGGTTCATGGGCATGATGGTGTCCCCTGAATACGGCGGCGGCGGCATGGACACGGTTTGTTACGCCATTGCCATCGAGGAAATTTCCAAAGTGGATGCTTCGGCTTCCGTGATCATGTCGGTCAACAACTCGCTGGTGTGCTGGGGGTTGGAAGCCTTTGGCAATGAAGCACAAAAACAGAAGTACCTTACCCGCCTGGCTACGGGTGAAATCATCGGCGCTTTCTGCCTGTCGGAGCCCGAAGCCGGCTCCGATGCTACCTCGCAGCACACCACCGCCGAGGACAAGGGCGACTATTACCTGTTGAACGGGACCAAAAACTGGATTACCAGTGGCAACACGGCCTCGGTATGTCTGGTTATGGCGCAGACGGATTCCGGGAAAGGGCATCGGGGCATCAACTGCCTTATCGTGGAAAAAGGTACGGAAGGATTTTCGGTAGGCCGGAAAGAAGACAAAATGGGCATTCGTGCTTCGGACACGCACTCGCTGATGTTTTCGGATGTGAGGGTACCTAAAGAAAACCGCATCGGCCCTGATGGCTTCGGTTTTAAGTTCGCCATGGGTACCCTGAATGGCGGGCGCATCGGCATTGCGGCCCAGGCCCTGGGCATCGCGGCCGGAGCCTACGAACTAGCCCTCCACTATGCGCTGGAACGTAAAACCTTCGGTAGTCCGATTTTTGAGCACCAGGCCATTCAGTTCAAACTGGCCGAAATGGCTACCCGTATCGAAGCAGCCCGGCTATTGGTTTATAAAGCTGCAAGCGAGAAGGATCAGGGTAAGGATTATGTCAAATCTGCCGCTATGGCCAAACTCTATGCTTCCGATGTGGCCATGTGGGTTACTACCGAAGCCGTGCAGATTCACGGCGGCTATGGGTATGTCAGAGAATATCACGTGGAGCGGCTCATGCGCGACGCCAAGATTACTCAGATTTATGAAGGTACCTCTGAAATACAAAAATTAGTTATTGCCAGAGAGTTGCTTAAATAG